In a genomic window of Nostoc sp. UHCC 0870:
- a CDS encoding rhomboid family intramembrane serine protease, with translation MVPIRDNNPITITPYVTFGLIAVNVLVFLYEASLPPQALNGFLHLAAVVPRELSLSFAGVAINQPVPEWATLISSQFLHGGLLHLAGNMLFLWIFGNNVEEKLGHAKYLLFYLSCGVLASLAQWFFAQDSNIPSLGASGAIAGVMGAYILRFPQAEVIGVVPLGLFFPTFRVPAYFFLGFWFLQQSFYGLASLETRTNIGMEGGGIAYWAHAGGFIFGAILGPLLGLFSDKPQEESSW, from the coding sequence ATGGTTCCTATTCGAGATAATAATCCGATCACAATTACGCCTTATGTAACTTTTGGACTAATTGCGGTGAATGTTCTGGTGTTTCTTTATGAAGCTAGTCTTCCGCCGCAAGCATTAAACGGGTTTTTACACTTAGCGGCTGTAGTCCCCCGTGAACTGAGTTTAAGTTTTGCTGGGGTTGCTATAAATCAGCCTGTACCAGAGTGGGCGACATTAATTAGTTCGCAATTCTTGCATGGTGGTTTGTTACACCTAGCGGGTAATATGTTGTTTCTCTGGATTTTTGGTAATAATGTAGAAGAAAAATTAGGTCACGCCAAGTATCTGCTGTTTTATCTGTCCTGTGGTGTTTTAGCTTCCTTAGCTCAATGGTTCTTCGCTCAAGATTCTAACATTCCTTCCTTGGGTGCTAGTGGTGCGATCGCCGGTGTGATGGGTGCATACATTCTCCGCTTCCCCCAAGCTGAAGTTATTGGTGTTGTCCCTCTGGGGTTGTTTTTCCCAACTTTCCGCGTTCCTGCATATTTCTTTTTAGGATTTTGGTTTCTCCAACAATCTTTCTATGGACTAGCTAGCTTGGAAACCCGTACTAATATCGGTATGGAAGGCGGTGGAATTGCTTATTGGGCTCATGCAGGCGGTTTTATCTTTGGCGCAATTCTTGGCCCCCTGTTGGGCTTATTTAGTGATAAACCACAGGAAGAATCTTCTTGGTAG